The sequence CTGTTCAGGCGTTTGCCAGCTACTAATCTGCTGGTCTGCCCAGTCAATATCGAACCCCGAACGCTGATTTACTTTCCTATGTCGCAAGTTTCTATTGTTGCGCCGCTGTATAATGAACAGGCCACGTTTCCGCATCTGGTAAAACGCCTCAACGCACTCATGGATACCAGCGATCTCGATATCGATGTAGTGTTGGTGGATGATGGGAGCCGTGACCAGACAGCCGTGATGATGAGCGACTTAGCCCTGAATGACCCTCGTTACCATGCGGTCTTTCTGTCGCGCAACTACGGGCATCAAACGGCCCTGACGGCTGGTTTGGCCGTGGCGCGGGGCACCGAGGCCGTGATGGTGATCGACGGTGATTTGCAGGACCCGCCCGAACTGGTCACCAGCTTTTACGCCAAGCTCAAAGAAGGCTACGACGTGGTGTATGCCGTGCGGCAGAAACGCAAGGAGGGCATCGTGAAGCGGTCGGCCTATTTTCTGTTTTATCGGTTTCTGGCGTCGATTTCGTCCATCAAAATTCCGCTCGATAGCGGCGATTTTGCCATGATGAGCCGCCGGGTGGTGAACGTGATGAACAGCATGCCCGAAGAGAGCCGCTACCTGCGCGGGATGCGGAGCTGGATTGGCTTTAAGCAGATCGGGATGCCCTACGAGCGCGACGAACGCATCGCCGGCGAGGCTAAGTATTCGTTCAAGATGCTCTGGCGGCTGGCCTACAACGGCATTTTTAACTTCAGCGAATACCCCATCAAGTTCATCACCAACCTTGGCCTCTGGACGCTCGGATTCGCCGTCATTTACCTGATCTATAACCTGGTCCGTAAGTTCGCTTACGACGACGTACCCCAGGGCTTTACGGCAACGATCTTCCTGATCACGCTCTTCAGCGGCGTGCAGCTGATTGCCCTGGGTATCATTGGTGAGTATGTACTGCGCATTTTCTTCCAGGTGAAAGGGCGCCCGCTGTTCATCATTCGCGAACAGATCAAAGACAGCCAGCCGGTAGGGCAGGGGGAGGTGTTGAATGTATAGTGAAGAATTTATAATGTATAATGTATAGTGTATAATGAAGAATGTATGATGCGATGGTGGAGCAGGGTACTTCGGATCAGCTCATCGTACATTATACATTGTACACTATACATTATGTATTCCTCTCCAACCACTCGCCCCGTATTCCAACCCCT comes from Fibrella aestuarina BUZ 2 and encodes:
- a CDS encoding glycosyltransferase family 2 protein encodes the protein MSQVSIVAPLYNEQATFPHLVKRLNALMDTSDLDIDVVLVDDGSRDQTAVMMSDLALNDPRYHAVFLSRNYGHQTALTAGLAVARGTEAVMVIDGDLQDPPELVTSFYAKLKEGYDVVYAVRQKRKEGIVKRSAYFLFYRFLASISSIKIPLDSGDFAMMSRRVVNVMNSMPEESRYLRGMRSWIGFKQIGMPYERDERIAGEAKYSFKMLWRLAYNGIFNFSEYPIKFITNLGLWTLGFAVIYLIYNLVRKFAYDDVPQGFTATIFLITLFSGVQLIALGIIGEYVLRIFFQVKGRPLFIIREQIKDSQPVGQGEVLNV